One genomic window of Medicago truncatula cultivar Jemalong A17 chromosome 1, MtrunA17r5.0-ANR, whole genome shotgun sequence includes the following:
- the LOC25485299 gene encoding inositol-tetrakisphosphate 1-kinase 3 isoform X4 — MLQDVVDLNLSECNGKVGIPRQLVITKDKDPSTIPYEVTKAGLKLPLVAKPLVVDGSAKSHELFLAYDEFSLSELEPPLVLQEFVNHGGLLFKIYIVGEYIKVVRRFSLPNISKRGLSKVAGVYRFPRVSCAAASADDADLDPSIAEHPPRPLLERLAKELRHRLGLRLFNVDMIREYGTKDVFYVIDINYFPGYGKMPDYEHVFTDFLLNLKQNKCKKKLAA, encoded by the exons ATGCTTCAAGATGTGGTGGATCTAAACTTATCTGAGTGCAATG GCAAGGTTGGCATCCCTCGTCAGCTAGTTATTACAAAAGACAAAGACCCATCTACTATTCCTTATGAAGTCACCAAAGCTGGGTTGAAGTTGCCATTAG TTGCAAAACCTCTAGTTGTGGATGGCAGTGCAAAGTCGCATGAACTGTTTCTTGCTTATGATGAGTTCTCTCTTTCAGAGCTTGAACCTCCACTGGTTCTGCAAGAGTTTGTCAATCATG GTGGTCTTCTCTTTAAGATTTATATTGTTGGGGAATACATAAAGGTTGTGAGGCgtttctctcttcctaatatcaGTAAACGCGGGCTATCAAAAGTCGCAGGTGTATACCGTTTTCCAAGAGTTTCATGTGCAGCAGCTTCTGCAGATGATGCTGATCTTGATCCTAGTATTGCCG AACACCCACCAAGACCTTTGCTGGAGAGGCTTGCGAAAGAGCTTCGTCATAGATTG GGACTTCGCTTGTTCAACGTAGATATGATTCGTGAATATGGGACGAAGGATGTGTTTTATGTCATTGATATCAATTACTTTCCTG GGTATGGAAAAATGCCAGACTACGAGCACGTCTTTACAGATTTTCTACTTAACCTAAAGCAGAACAAGTGTAAGAAGAAACTTGCTGCCTAA
- the LOC25485301 gene encoding uncharacterized protein, whose product MGSVQGDRALEETVGSVVCDTTIKTNKPVIFRYYSRMKKSTIVAEEVKPKENHGGGRKRKTISSSQEEVKGSSSSSSSSSCARKSKGSDAGKSKHKTIHQITDICQVLRCMKELVIRFLIERLG is encoded by the exons ATGGGTTCTGTTCAAGGGGATCGAGCTTTGGAAGAAACGGTAGGTTCGGTTGTATGTGATACTACTATCAAGACAAATAAGCCTGTTATTTTTCGTTATTATTCCAGAATGAAAAAGAGTACAATTGTGGCCGAGGAAGTGAAACCGAAGGAGAATCATGGTGGTGGCAGGAAAAGAAAGACAATTTCTAGTTCTCAAGAGGAGGTAAAgggtagtagtagtagtagtagtagcaGCAGCTGCGCTAGAAAAAGTAAAGGGAGTGATGCTGGAAAGAGTAAACATAAAACCATTCATCAGATAACTG ATATATGTCAGGTTCTTCGCTGTATGAAGGAATTGGTAATAAGGTTTTTGATTGAGAGATTAGGCTGA
- the LOC25485299 gene encoding inositol-tetrakisphosphate 1-kinase 3 isoform X1, which translates to MRLNGEISSEEEEEVMEKSEVSTTPFLGQKIVVGYALTAKKKKSFLQPNFISLARSKGIYFVNIDLNKPLSEQGPFDIVLHKLLGEEWREIIETTTSSGYHTTSDIIYRVLALLIMNHDQIVEISPPNQVFKQDFRQKHPDVFVLDPPDAIQHLHNRQSMLQDVVDLNLSECNGKVGIPRQLVITKDKDPSTIPYEVTKAGLKLPLVAKPLVVDGSAKSHELFLAYDEFSLSELEPPLVLQEFVNHGGLLFKIYIVGEYIKVVRRFSLPNISKRGLSKVAGVYRFPRVSCAAASADDADLDPSIAEHPPRPLLERLAKELRHRLGLRLFNVDMIREYGTKDVFYVIDINYFPGYGKMPDYEHVFTDFLLNLKQNKCKKKLAA; encoded by the exons ATGAGACTAAACGGAGAAATCTCaagcgaagaagaagaagaagtgatGGAGAAATCTGAGGTGAGTACGACACCGTTTTTGGGtcagaaaattgttgttggatATGCTTTAACtgcgaagaagaagaaaagttttCTTCAACCAAATTTCATTTCTCTTGCAAG GAGCAAGGGGATATACTTTGTTAACATTGATCTAAACAAGCCACTGTCAGAACAAGGTCCATTTGACATTGTCTTGCACAAG TTGTTAGGCGAGGAATGGCGAGAGATTATTGAG ACAACCACATCTTCTGGATACCACACAACTTCTGACATAATTTACAGAGTTCTTGCTCTCCTCATCATGAATCATGATCAGATAGTTGAGATCAGTCCCCCAAACCAAGTATTCAAACAA GATTTCAGGCAAAAACATCCCGATGTATTCGTTCTTGATCCTCCAGATGCAATTCAACATTTACACAACCGCCAATCCATGCTTCAAGATGTGGTGGATCTAAACTTATCTGAGTGCAATG GCAAGGTTGGCATCCCTCGTCAGCTAGTTATTACAAAAGACAAAGACCCATCTACTATTCCTTATGAAGTCACCAAAGCTGGGTTGAAGTTGCCATTAG TTGCAAAACCTCTAGTTGTGGATGGCAGTGCAAAGTCGCATGAACTGTTTCTTGCTTATGATGAGTTCTCTCTTTCAGAGCTTGAACCTCCACTGGTTCTGCAAGAGTTTGTCAATCATG GTGGTCTTCTCTTTAAGATTTATATTGTTGGGGAATACATAAAGGTTGTGAGGCgtttctctcttcctaatatcaGTAAACGCGGGCTATCAAAAGTCGCAGGTGTATACCGTTTTCCAAGAGTTTCATGTGCAGCAGCTTCTGCAGATGATGCTGATCTTGATCCTAGTATTGCCG AACACCCACCAAGACCTTTGCTGGAGAGGCTTGCGAAAGAGCTTCGTCATAGATTG GGACTTCGCTTGTTCAACGTAGATATGATTCGTGAATATGGGACGAAGGATGTGTTTTATGTCATTGATATCAATTACTTTCCTG GGTATGGAAAAATGCCAGACTACGAGCACGTCTTTACAGATTTTCTACTTAACCTAAAGCAGAACAAGTGTAAGAAGAAACTTGCTGCCTAA
- the LOC25485299 gene encoding inositol-tetrakisphosphate 1-kinase 3 isoform X2, with amino-acid sequence MRLNGEISSEEEEEVMEKSEVSTTPFLGQKIVVGYALTAKKKKSFLQPNFISLARSKGIYFVNIDLNKPLSEQGPFDIVLHKLLGEEWREIIEDFRQKHPDVFVLDPPDAIQHLHNRQSMLQDVVDLNLSECNGKVGIPRQLVITKDKDPSTIPYEVTKAGLKLPLVAKPLVVDGSAKSHELFLAYDEFSLSELEPPLVLQEFVNHGGLLFKIYIVGEYIKVVRRFSLPNISKRGLSKVAGVYRFPRVSCAAASADDADLDPSIAEHPPRPLLERLAKELRHRLGLRLFNVDMIREYGTKDVFYVIDINYFPGYGKMPDYEHVFTDFLLNLKQNKCKKKLAA; translated from the exons ATGAGACTAAACGGAGAAATCTCaagcgaagaagaagaagaagtgatGGAGAAATCTGAGGTGAGTACGACACCGTTTTTGGGtcagaaaattgttgttggatATGCTTTAACtgcgaagaagaagaaaagttttCTTCAACCAAATTTCATTTCTCTTGCAAG GAGCAAGGGGATATACTTTGTTAACATTGATCTAAACAAGCCACTGTCAGAACAAGGTCCATTTGACATTGTCTTGCACAAG TTGTTAGGCGAGGAATGGCGAGAGATTATTGAG GATTTCAGGCAAAAACATCCCGATGTATTCGTTCTTGATCCTCCAGATGCAATTCAACATTTACACAACCGCCAATCCATGCTTCAAGATGTGGTGGATCTAAACTTATCTGAGTGCAATG GCAAGGTTGGCATCCCTCGTCAGCTAGTTATTACAAAAGACAAAGACCCATCTACTATTCCTTATGAAGTCACCAAAGCTGGGTTGAAGTTGCCATTAG TTGCAAAACCTCTAGTTGTGGATGGCAGTGCAAAGTCGCATGAACTGTTTCTTGCTTATGATGAGTTCTCTCTTTCAGAGCTTGAACCTCCACTGGTTCTGCAAGAGTTTGTCAATCATG GTGGTCTTCTCTTTAAGATTTATATTGTTGGGGAATACATAAAGGTTGTGAGGCgtttctctcttcctaatatcaGTAAACGCGGGCTATCAAAAGTCGCAGGTGTATACCGTTTTCCAAGAGTTTCATGTGCAGCAGCTTCTGCAGATGATGCTGATCTTGATCCTAGTATTGCCG AACACCCACCAAGACCTTTGCTGGAGAGGCTTGCGAAAGAGCTTCGTCATAGATTG GGACTTCGCTTGTTCAACGTAGATATGATTCGTGAATATGGGACGAAGGATGTGTTTTATGTCATTGATATCAATTACTTTCCTG GGTATGGAAAAATGCCAGACTACGAGCACGTCTTTACAGATTTTCTACTTAACCTAAAGCAGAACAAGTGTAAGAAGAAACTTGCTGCCTAA
- the LOC25485300 gene encoding methionine aminopeptidase 2B isoform X2, with protein MVQLHFCTINGNLWRTTSEEKRELELLQKPIYNSVRRAAEVHRQVRKYMKGIIKPGMLMSDLCETLENTVRKLISEDGLQAGIAFPTGCSLNWVAAHWTPNSGDKTVLQYDDVMKLDFGTHIDGYIVDCAFTAAFNPMFDPLLEASREATYTGIKEAGIDVRLCDVGAAIQEVMESYEVEINGKVYQVKSIRNLNGHSIGRYQIHAGKSVPIVKGGEQTKMEEGEFYAIETFGSTGKGYVREDLECSHYMKNFDVGHMPLRLPRAKQLLATINKNFSTLAFCRRYLDRLGETKYLMALKNLCDAGIVQPYPPLCDVKGSYVSQFEHTILLRPTCKEVISKGDDY; from the exons ATGGTCCAACTTCATTTTTGCACCATTAACGG TAACTTATGGAGAACAACATCAGAGGAGAAGAGAGAGCTGGAGCTCCTTCAGAAACCAATATATAATTCAGTTCGTCGAGCAGCAGAAGTTCATCGCCAG GTTCGGAAATATATGAAAGGCATTATAAAGCCTGGAATGCTGATGTCCGACTTATGTGAAACATTGGAGAACACCGTTCGTAAGCTAATATCAGAGGATGGCTTGCAAGCAGGCATTGCTTTCCCCACAGGGTGCTCTCTGAATTG GGTTGCCGCTCACTGGACCCCCAATTCCGGAGATAAGACTGTTCTTCAGTATGATGATGTGATGAAGTTGGATTTTGGCACCCACATAGATG GATATATAGTTGATTGTGCTTTTACCGCGGCGTTCAATCCAATGTTTGATCCACTGCTTGAAGCCTCCAGGGAAGCAACCTATACGGGTATTAAG GAAGCTGGAATCGATGTGCGCCTTTGTGATGTTGGTGCTGCAATTCAAGAGGTCATGGAGTCATATGAGGTTGAGATTAATGGGAAGGTGTATCAAG TTAAGAGTATACGGAATTTGAATGGACATAGCATTGGCCGCTATCAAATTCATGCTGGTAAATCCGTTCCCATTGTGAAAGGTGGAGAGCAGACAAAGATGGAAGAGGGGGAATTCTATGCAATTGAAACCTTCGGGTCAACTG GGAAAGGGTATGTACGAGAAGACCTGGAATGCAGCCACTACATGAAAAACTTTGATGTTGGTCATATGCCGCTGAGATTGCCCAGAGCTAAGCAACTATTAGCGACTATTAACAAGAACTTCTCCACTTTGGCCTTTTGTAGGCGATATTTAGATCGCCTAGGAGAGACTAAATACTTAATGGCATTGAAGAACTTGTGCGATGCTGGCATTGTTCAG CCTTATCCTCCTCTATGTGATGTGAAAGGAAGCTATGTATCACAGTTTGAACATACAATCCTACTCCGACCAACATGCAAAGAAGTCATATCAAAGGGTGATGATTATTAA
- the LOC25485300 gene encoding methionine aminopeptidase 2B isoform X1 — MAEENSHSEILSQENGTQEVPPTLVEEGVAKLSLSPENEEKEDETKEVSKKKKKKTKSKKKKGPIEQTDPPSIPVLDLYPSGDFPEGEIQQYKDDNLWRTTSEEKRELELLQKPIYNSVRRAAEVHRQVRKYMKGIIKPGMLMSDLCETLENTVRKLISEDGLQAGIAFPTGCSLNWVAAHWTPNSGDKTVLQYDDVMKLDFGTHIDGYIVDCAFTAAFNPMFDPLLEASREATYTGIKEAGIDVRLCDVGAAIQEVMESYEVEINGKVYQVKSIRNLNGHSIGRYQIHAGKSVPIVKGGEQTKMEEGEFYAIETFGSTGKGYVREDLECSHYMKNFDVGHMPLRLPRAKQLLATINKNFSTLAFCRRYLDRLGETKYLMALKNLCDAGIVQPYPPLCDVKGSYVSQFEHTILLRPTCKEVISKGDDY, encoded by the exons ATGGCGGAGGAAAATTCTCATTCAGAAATTTTGTCACAAGAAAATGGAACTCAAGAGGTTCCACCAACTCTTGTAGAAGAAGGAGTCGCTAAGCTTTCTCTATCACcggaaaatgaagaaaaagaagatgaaactAAAG aagtttcaaagaagaaaaagaagaaaactaaAAGCAA GAAGAAGAAAGGACCCATTGAGCAGACAGACCCACCATCAATTCCTGTTCTTGATCTTTACCCATCTGGAGATTTTCCAGAAGGTGAAATTCAGCAATACAAAGACGA TAACTTATGGAGAACAACATCAGAGGAGAAGAGAGAGCTGGAGCTCCTTCAGAAACCAATATATAATTCAGTTCGTCGAGCAGCAGAAGTTCATCGCCAG GTTCGGAAATATATGAAAGGCATTATAAAGCCTGGAATGCTGATGTCCGACTTATGTGAAACATTGGAGAACACCGTTCGTAAGCTAATATCAGAGGATGGCTTGCAAGCAGGCATTGCTTTCCCCACAGGGTGCTCTCTGAATTG GGTTGCCGCTCACTGGACCCCCAATTCCGGAGATAAGACTGTTCTTCAGTATGATGATGTGATGAAGTTGGATTTTGGCACCCACATAGATG GATATATAGTTGATTGTGCTTTTACCGCGGCGTTCAATCCAATGTTTGATCCACTGCTTGAAGCCTCCAGGGAAGCAACCTATACGGGTATTAAG GAAGCTGGAATCGATGTGCGCCTTTGTGATGTTGGTGCTGCAATTCAAGAGGTCATGGAGTCATATGAGGTTGAGATTAATGGGAAGGTGTATCAAG TTAAGAGTATACGGAATTTGAATGGACATAGCATTGGCCGCTATCAAATTCATGCTGGTAAATCCGTTCCCATTGTGAAAGGTGGAGAGCAGACAAAGATGGAAGAGGGGGAATTCTATGCAATTGAAACCTTCGGGTCAACTG GGAAAGGGTATGTACGAGAAGACCTGGAATGCAGCCACTACATGAAAAACTTTGATGTTGGTCATATGCCGCTGAGATTGCCCAGAGCTAAGCAACTATTAGCGACTATTAACAAGAACTTCTCCACTTTGGCCTTTTGTAGGCGATATTTAGATCGCCTAGGAGAGACTAAATACTTAATGGCATTGAAGAACTTGTGCGATGCTGGCATTGTTCAG CCTTATCCTCCTCTATGTGATGTGAAAGGAAGCTATGTATCACAGTTTGAACATACAATCCTACTCCGACCAACATGCAAAGAAGTCATATCAAAGGGTGATGATTATTAA
- the LOC25485298 gene encoding agamous-like MADS-box protein AGL62 — protein MSSGRKSRGRQKIEMKKMSNESNLQVTFSKRRSGLFKKASELCTLCGADVALVVFSPGEKVFSFGHPNVDTVIDRYLSRVPPQNNGTMQFIEAHRSANVRELNTQLTQINHLLDIEKKRAEELSHLRKTTEDQFWWAGPVDGMNRVQLELFKKALGEVKKLAAYHADRLLIQGAPTQTLPFFVGNGSSSNIPLHHQPNPPQAQMYPTQFFQNPMLQPHLFGFNNMGGGGGYGPSGFF, from the coding sequence ATGTCGAGTGGAAGGAAAAGCCGAGGTCGCCAAAAGATTGAGATGAAAAAAATGAGCAACGAGAGCAACTTGCAAGTGACTTTCTCGAAGCGCCGTAGTGGGCTTTTCAAGAAAGCCAGCGAGCTTTGCACCCTCTGTGGTGCAGATGTTGCTCTCGTTGTTTTCTCACCTGGGGAGAAGGTATTTTCATTTGGTCACCCCAATGTTGATACGGTCATAGATCGTTATCTCTCTCGAGTGCCACCACAAAACAACGGTACCATGCAATTCATTGAGGCTCACCGCAGCGCTAATGTGCGTGAGCTCAATACTCAGCTGACTCAGATCAACCACCTACTGGACATCGAGAAGAAACGTGCTGAAGAGCTGAGTCACTTGCGCAAGACGACCGAGGATCAATTTTGGTGGGCTGGTCCCGTTGATGGGATGAATAGGGTCCAACTTGAATTATTCAAGAAGGCTTTGGGGGAGGTTAAGAAACTTGCTGCATATCATGCTGATAGGCTCTTGATCCAGGGTGCTCCTACTCAAACTCTTccattttttgttggaaatggTTCATCCTCTAACATCCCTCTCCATCATCAACCAAATCCTCCACAGGCTCAAATGTATCCAACACAGTTTTTTCAGAACCCTATGTTGCAACCTCATTTGTTTGGCTTCAACAATATGGGGGGAGGAGGTGGATATGGACCCTCCGGATTCTTTTGA
- the LOC25485299 gene encoding inositol-tetrakisphosphate 1-kinase 3 isoform X3, translated as MEVIGQTTTSSGYHTTSDIIYRVLALLIMNHDQIVEISPPNQVFKQDFRQKHPDVFVLDPPDAIQHLHNRQSMLQDVVDLNLSECNGKVGIPRQLVITKDKDPSTIPYEVTKAGLKLPLVAKPLVVDGSAKSHELFLAYDEFSLSELEPPLVLQEFVNHGGLLFKIYIVGEYIKVVRRFSLPNISKRGLSKVAGVYRFPRVSCAAASADDADLDPSIAEHPPRPLLERLAKELRHRLGLRLFNVDMIREYGTKDVFYVIDINYFPGYGKMPDYEHVFTDFLLNLKQNKCKKKLAA; from the exons ATGGAGGTGATTGGCCAGACAACCACATCTTCTGGATACCACACAACTTCTGACATAATTTACAGAGTTCTTGCTCTCCTCATCATGAATCATGATCAGATAGTTGAGATCAGTCCCCCAAACCAAGTATTCAAACAA GATTTCAGGCAAAAACATCCCGATGTATTCGTTCTTGATCCTCCAGATGCAATTCAACATTTACACAACCGCCAATCCATGCTTCAAGATGTGGTGGATCTAAACTTATCTGAGTGCAATG GCAAGGTTGGCATCCCTCGTCAGCTAGTTATTACAAAAGACAAAGACCCATCTACTATTCCTTATGAAGTCACCAAAGCTGGGTTGAAGTTGCCATTAG TTGCAAAACCTCTAGTTGTGGATGGCAGTGCAAAGTCGCATGAACTGTTTCTTGCTTATGATGAGTTCTCTCTTTCAGAGCTTGAACCTCCACTGGTTCTGCAAGAGTTTGTCAATCATG GTGGTCTTCTCTTTAAGATTTATATTGTTGGGGAATACATAAAGGTTGTGAGGCgtttctctcttcctaatatcaGTAAACGCGGGCTATCAAAAGTCGCAGGTGTATACCGTTTTCCAAGAGTTTCATGTGCAGCAGCTTCTGCAGATGATGCTGATCTTGATCCTAGTATTGCCG AACACCCACCAAGACCTTTGCTGGAGAGGCTTGCGAAAGAGCTTCGTCATAGATTG GGACTTCGCTTGTTCAACGTAGATATGATTCGTGAATATGGGACGAAGGATGTGTTTTATGTCATTGATATCAATTACTTTCCTG GGTATGGAAAAATGCCAGACTACGAGCACGTCTTTACAGATTTTCTACTTAACCTAAAGCAGAACAAGTGTAAGAAGAAACTTGCTGCCTAA